The proteins below are encoded in one region of Mangifera indica cultivar Alphonso chromosome 7, CATAS_Mindica_2.1, whole genome shotgun sequence:
- the LOC123221412 gene encoding F-box/kelch-repeat protein At3g23880-like: MEGFTVYSTERAAPVPFFPDDIIQQILLKLPTKSLLRFKCVCKSWRDLISTHEFAIKHLTETSERFRRFGVFESEKLREGRISLYSLAAQTSSRAEEAEEETICLPLRGKDCYLAPAANEYIINRFIYTRVLGSCNGILLIRLENVEESSGHPRTFLLWNPTIREFKMIPPCYFKSSLCSLVSGLGYNSSIDNYKVVVVFSERNSDLAYGYVYNLKTNSWKRLENFYFPYKNTRQVNNFGNLFLSDETCLGYLPEETGYLLEETGTTIVNGAPHWVTLSSSRGGVNKIIYFDLEEEKFKEFLSPPPSAGTFKTYLSIYEDCLCETRLRREKGFFEYMFEVWIMKEYGVKESWIKLLNLPFDLRFSLMSDIRPLFVSKNGDEVVMVTDWSDMISFNTRTGEVKKVSMRVDRGHVVGSYKESLVSPNQFSMSCSEDGKY; encoded by the coding sequence ATGGAGGGTTTTACCGTTTACAGTACAGAAAGGGCAGCACCAGTGCCATTCTTTCCGGATGATATCATACAACAAATCCTTCTCAAACTACCCACAAAATCTCTCTTGCGATTCAAGTGTGTTTGCAAATCTTGGCGTGACTTAATCTCAACACACGAATTTGCCATAAAACATCTCACTGAAACATCTGAAAGGTTTCGCAGATTTGGAGTCTTCGAATCAGAAAAATTAAGGGAAGGTCGTATTTCTCTATACAGTCTTGCCGCTCAAACCTCATCGCGTGctgaagaagcagaagaagaaacaatttgTCTTCCTTTAAGGGGAAAAGATTGTTATCTCGCTCCTGCAGCTAATGAATACATTATCAACAGATTCATCTATACAAGGGTGTTGGGGTCCTGTAATGGTATATTATTGATACGATTGGAAAATGTTGAGGAATCCAGTGGACACCCAAGGACATTCCTGCTATGGAATCCAACAATTAGGGAATTCAAGATGATTCCGCCATGCTATTTCAAAAGTTCTTTATGTTCTCTGGTTTCGGGGCTTGGTTACAATTCATCTATTGATAATTACAAAGTGGTAGTAGTATTTTCTGAaagaaatagtgatttggctTATGGTTATGTTTATAATCTCAAGACAAATTCATGGAAACGACTTGAAAACTTTTACTTCCCTTACAAGAACACTAGGCAAGTCAACAATTTTGGAAATCTTTTCTTATCCGATGAAACCTGTTTAGGTTATCTACCTGAGGAAACAGGCTATTTACTTGAGGAAACAGGAACGACAATAGTGAATGGAGCTCCACATTGGGTAACATTGAGTTCAAGCAGAGGTGGggttaataaaatcatttactttgaTTTAGAAGAGGAGAAGTTCAAGGAGTTTCTATCTCCTCCACCTTCTGCCGGCACTTTCAAGACTTATTTGAGTATTTATGAAGATTGCCTTTGTGAAACTCGACTTCGACGGGAAAAAGGTTTTTTTGAATATATGTTTGAGGTTTGGATTATGAAGGAGTATGGAGTGAAAGAATCATGGATTAAATTGTTGAACTTGCCATTCGATTTGAGGTTTTCTTTAATGAGTGACATAAGGCCATTGTTTGTTTCAAAGAATGGTGATGAAGTGGTCATGGTTACAGACTGGAGTGACATGATTTCATTCAACACTAGAACAGGAGAAGTGAAGAAAGTTTCAATGCGTGTTGATAGGGGTCATGTGGTAGGTTCTTATAAGGAGAGTCTTGTTTCACCAAATCAATTCAGTATGTCATGCTCAGAAGATGGTAAATACTAA